In Nostoc sp. UHCC 0926, a single genomic region encodes these proteins:
- a CDS encoding P-II family nitrogen regulator yields MKKVEAIIRPFKLDEVKIALVNAGIVGMTVSEVRGFGRQKGQTERYRGSEYTVEFLQKLKVEIVVDDNQVDMVVDKIIAAARTGEIGDGKIFISPVEQVIRIRTGEKNTEAV; encoded by the coding sequence ATGAAAAAAGTAGAAGCTATTATCCGCCCATTTAAGCTAGATGAGGTGAAAATTGCCTTAGTTAACGCTGGTATCGTTGGCATGACTGTTTCTGAAGTCCGGGGATTCGGACGGCAGAAAGGCCAAACTGAACGGTATCGCGGTTCTGAGTACACGGTTGAGTTTCTCCAAAAACTGAAAGTGGAAATCGTAGTTGACGACAATCAGGTTGATATGGTAGTGGACAAAATTATTGCTGCTGCCCGCACTGGTGAAATCGGCGATGGTAAAATTTTCATCTCGCCTGTTGAACAGGTGATTCGGATTCGTACCGGAGAAAAGAACACAGAAGCAGTTTGA
- a CDS encoding caspase family protein, with protein MLKLALLIGVSEYESGLAPLTAATKDVDAMQQVLGDPVIGGFDEVKLLINPARQAMEEAIFSLFANRQKDDLVLLYFSGHGIKDDSGSLYLASCNTRKEQEKLVQPTAVAASYVQNTMSDSRSRRQVVILDCCFSGAFSQGMKVKDDGSVPIKQQLGGEGRAILTSSTSTQYSFEHPGFELSLYTHFLIEGLKTGVADLDSDGNISIDELHTYASQKVQETAPGKMKPEFYPVKEGYKILLAKVRINDPKLEYRKVVERYVINGKFSKFTRKLLDLKKDNLKITLSEARKIENEVVKPYQEYNAKLKEYKEMLSEAIQHFYPLDNSIIDDFKLIQQDFGLREKDAVKIQQRIIAQREAEFLISLATSILDKLGFEEYFIKSKGISPPYVVAYKFRQPREANEFYQLVLLQRNDGLEIYIFKEVLNIGLLTIKCWEYNDFTGGADALTKGVFLILPSKPDIFLDSLHPVYADLFKGKVQGDFSLNRFYQDENGDEECTKPKFSLVEFPIEIMSNRSDSYLVVSDNELFTNTWKISIRSREVLEEVIDYLFQQMIIQGLFQPLPSPIGNTENPL; from the coding sequence ATGCTGAAGCTAGCATTGTTAATTGGAGTAAGTGAGTATGAGTCTGGTTTGGCCCCTTTAACTGCTGCCACTAAGGATGTAGACGCAATGCAGCAAGTGTTGGGAGATCCAGTAATTGGTGGTTTTGATGAAGTAAAACTTCTAATAAATCCTGCGCGACAGGCGATGGAGGAAGCAATCTTTTCCTTGTTTGCAAATCGCCAAAAAGATGACCTTGTACTACTGTATTTCTCTGGACATGGAATTAAAGATGATAGTGGTAGTCTTTATTTAGCAAGCTGTAATACCCGCAAAGAGCAAGAAAAATTGGTTCAGCCAACTGCTGTAGCAGCAAGTTATGTACAGAACACGATGAGTGATAGTCGCTCTAGACGACAGGTGGTGATTCTTGATTGTTGTTTTAGTGGTGCTTTTAGCCAAGGAATGAAAGTTAAAGATGACGGTTCCGTACCTATTAAGCAACAATTAGGTGGAGAAGGACGAGCTATTCTTACCTCTTCAACTTCAACTCAGTATTCTTTTGAACATCCAGGATTTGAACTTTCTCTTTATACACATTTTTTAATTGAGGGTCTGAAAACAGGCGTAGCAGATTTAGATAGTGATGGTAACATTTCCATTGATGAACTACATACATATGCTAGCCAGAAAGTTCAAGAGACTGCTCCTGGAAAAATGAAACCTGAATTTTATCCAGTCAAAGAAGGTTACAAAATTTTACTAGCTAAAGTACGTATTAATGATCCCAAGTTGGAATATCGTAAAGTAGTTGAACGTTATGTCATAAACGGCAAATTTTCTAAATTTACACGTAAGCTGCTAGATTTAAAGAAAGATAATTTAAAAATAACTTTATCCGAAGCCAGAAAAATTGAAAATGAAGTTGTAAAACCTTACCAAGAATATAATGCTAAATTAAAAGAATATAAGGAAATGCTATCAGAAGCAATTCAGCATTTTTATCCTTTAGATAATTCTATTATTGATGACTTTAAGTTAATTCAACAAGACTTTGGACTTAGAGAAAAAGATGCAGTCAAAATTCAACAAAGAATTATTGCTCAACGGGAAGCAGAATTTTTAATATCTTTAGCTACTAGCATTTTGGATAAGCTTGGATTTGAGGAATATTTCATAAAGAGTAAAGGTATATCCCCTCCATATGTTGTAGCTTATAAATTCAGGCAACCTAGAGAAGCTAATGAATTTTATCAACTTGTTTTACTTCAACGAAATGATGGTCTAGAAATTTATATTTTTAAAGAGGTTTTGAATATTGGTTTATTAACAATAAAATGTTGGGAATATAACGACTTTACGGGAGGAGCAGACGCTTTAACAAAAGGTGTTTTTTTGATATTACCTAGTAAACCTGATATCTTTTTAGATTCACTTCACCCTGTGTATGCAGATTTGTTTAAAGGTAAAGTACAAGGTGATTTTTCTCTAAATCGATTTTACCAAGATGAAAATGGAGATGAAGAATGCACTAAGCCTAAATTTTCCTTAGTTGAATTTCCCATTGAGATCATGAGTAACAGAAGTGATAGCTATTTAGTAGTTAGTGACAATGAACTTTTTACAAATACTTGGAAAATATCTATTAGATCCCGTGAAGTACTAGAAGAGGTTATTGATTATTTATTCCAGCAAATGATAATACAAGGTTTATTTCAGCCACTTCCCAGTCCTATTGGTAACACTGAAAATCCACTATAA
- the rdgB gene encoding RdgB/HAM1 family non-canonical purine NTP pyrophosphatase, whose amino-acid sequence MTLLVVATGNPGKLREMQAYLENSGWELTLKPEELEIEETGETFAANACLKASQIAKVTGNWAIADDSGLQVDALNGAPGVYSARYAKTDSERIARVLRELGNEVNRQAQFVCAVAIARPDGAIVLQSEGICRGEILHAPRGNDGFGYDPIFYVQELQLTFAEMTRELKGSISHRGKAFAALLPQLDTVLIPES is encoded by the coding sequence ATGACATTACTTGTAGTCGCCACAGGAAATCCCGGTAAGTTGCGAGAAATGCAAGCTTACCTGGAAAATTCTGGTTGGGAATTAACCCTAAAACCTGAAGAATTGGAAATTGAAGAGACGGGGGAAACCTTTGCTGCCAACGCTTGTCTGAAAGCGTCACAAATTGCTAAAGTCACAGGAAACTGGGCAATTGCTGATGATTCGGGCTTGCAAGTAGATGCCCTAAATGGCGCACCAGGAGTGTATTCTGCACGTTATGCCAAAACCGACTCAGAACGGATTGCTAGGGTATTGAGGGAATTAGGCAACGAGGTAAATCGGCAAGCTCAATTTGTTTGTGCAGTAGCGATCGCTCGTCCTGATGGTGCGATCGTATTACAATCTGAAGGTATTTGTCGCGGCGAAATTCTCCATGCACCTCGTGGTAATGATGGTTTCGGCTACGATCCAATTTTTTATGTGCAAGAGTTGCAATTGACCTTTGCTGAGATGACACGGGAATTGAAGGGGTCAATTAGCCATCGAGGCAAGGCTTTTGCTGCTTTACTTCCGCAACTAGACACAGTGCTTATTCCTGAGTCCTGA